The proteins below are encoded in one region of Paenibacillus sp. YYML68:
- a CDS encoding metal ABC transporter ATP-binding protein — translation MLPKKAESNSPLVIEGLTVAYQKKPVLRDITLSVPEGKLIGIVGPNGAGKSTLIKAALGLIPKVTGEVSVYGKPCHQQRKLIGYVPQRESVDWDFPTNALDVVMMGRYGHLGWFKRPGAKERDIAMDCLSKVGMADYAGRQISQLSGGQQQRVFLARALAQDAQLYFMDEPFVGVDAATEKAIITLLNELKKQGKTVLVVHHDLATVKEYFDWIMLLNVELMGIGPTEEWFTPDHLQRTYGGRLAMLEKNDDSVIIQSR, via the coding sequence ATGCTGCCAAAGAAAGCAGAAAGCAACTCTCCGCTCGTCATTGAGGGCTTGACTGTTGCTTACCAAAAGAAGCCGGTGCTGCGGGACATTACGCTGTCCGTCCCCGAGGGCAAGCTCATCGGTATTGTCGGGCCGAATGGTGCAGGTAAATCTACACTCATTAAAGCGGCTCTCGGGCTGATCCCTAAAGTAACTGGTGAAGTGTCGGTCTACGGCAAGCCATGCCATCAGCAGCGCAAGCTGATCGGCTACGTGCCGCAGCGCGAATCGGTAGACTGGGACTTCCCGACGAATGCGCTAGACGTCGTCATGATGGGCCGTTACGGACATCTTGGCTGGTTCAAGCGTCCGGGGGCGAAGGAACGGGACATCGCAATGGATTGTCTGTCCAAGGTCGGCATGGCCGACTATGCAGGGCGGCAAATTAGCCAGCTGTCCGGAGGACAGCAGCAACGCGTATTTCTCGCCAGAGCGCTTGCGCAGGATGCGCAGCTGTATTTCATGGATGAGCCCTTCGTCGGTGTCGATGCGGCGACCGAGAAGGCGATCATTACGCTGCTGAACGAGCTGAAGAAGCAAGGGAAGACGGTGCTGGTCGTGCATCACGACCTCGCTACGGTTAAGGAATATTTCGACTGGATCATGCTGCTCAACGTTGAGCTGATGGGCATCGGACCGACAGAGGAATGGTTCACGCCTGACCATCTGCAGCGCACCTATGGCGGCAGACTGGCGATGCTCGAGAAGAACGATGATTCCGTCATCATACAATCGAGGTGA
- a CDS encoding aldehyde dehydrogenase: MQSDRVVSIIEKQRAAFNSGRTRSIAYRQEQLRKLYSCLQQAEPDIMEAISRDFYKPAHDTYMTEIGVLLTEIRHAIKHLPRWAKPERVPTTPLLLGSSSSMMYEPYGVTLIIAPWNYPLQLALSPLVGALAAGNCAVLKPSELTPHTSALLARLCKDTFAEDEVAVVEGGVEVSTELLEQPFDFIFFTGSTAVGKIVAAAAARQLTPVVLELGGKSPTIVHADAQIELAAKRIVWGKFMNAGQTCVAPDYVLVHDSVREAFVQAMRASIEELYGDVLQDRARYTSIVNERHFNRLTRLLEGATPLIGGRVDEERRLIEPTVLADIQWDSKIMEDEIFGPILPLMSYESLNEVIAPIVARPKPLAMYVFSESREVQQRLLDSISFGGGCINDTIMHLSSPYLPFGGVGASGVGAYHGCYSFKAFSHTKSVLKQTTAFDLPFRYGTMKHSMRWMKRFFK; encoded by the coding sequence ATGCAGTCCGATCGTGTCGTCTCCATAATCGAAAAACAGCGGGCCGCCTTCAACTCCGGTCGAACCCGCAGTATCGCGTATCGTCAGGAGCAGCTTCGCAAGCTGTACAGCTGTCTGCAGCAGGCGGAGCCCGATATTATGGAGGCAATCAGCCGCGACTTCTACAAGCCAGCCCATGACACGTACATGACCGAGATTGGCGTGCTTCTGACCGAAATCAGGCACGCGATCAAGCATCTGCCTCGCTGGGCGAAGCCGGAACGAGTGCCGACGACACCTCTGCTGCTGGGCTCCAGCAGCTCCATGATGTATGAGCCGTATGGCGTAACGCTCATTATAGCTCCGTGGAACTATCCCCTGCAGCTAGCCTTGTCTCCGCTTGTTGGCGCTTTGGCTGCCGGTAATTGCGCAGTGCTTAAGCCATCAGAGTTAACCCCGCATACGTCAGCGCTGCTTGCGAGGCTATGCAAGGATACGTTCGCCGAGGATGAAGTAGCTGTCGTCGAAGGTGGAGTAGAAGTGAGCACGGAGCTGCTGGAGCAGCCCTTCGACTTCATCTTCTTTACCGGCAGCACGGCGGTCGGCAAGATCGTCGCGGCAGCAGCGGCGAGGCAGCTCACGCCAGTTGTGCTCGAGCTGGGAGGCAAGAGTCCGACCATCGTGCATGCAGATGCCCAGATCGAGCTTGCTGCCAAGCGGATCGTGTGGGGTAAGTTTATGAACGCGGGTCAAACCTGCGTCGCGCCGGATTACGTGCTCGTTCACGACAGCGTGAGGGAGGCGTTCGTTCAAGCGATGCGCGCAAGCATCGAGGAGCTGTACGGTGACGTTCTGCAGGATCGCGCCCGCTATACCTCGATCGTCAATGAAAGACACTTCAACCGATTGACCCGGCTGCTTGAAGGAGCGACTCCGCTTATAGGCGGTCGAGTGGACGAGGAGCGACGGCTTATAGAGCCGACAGTGCTCGCGGATATTCAGTGGGATAGCAAGATTATGGAGGACGAAATATTCGGTCCGATCTTGCCGTTGATGTCCTATGAGTCGCTGAACGAAGTGATTGCGCCGATCGTGGCTCGACCTAAGCCGCTTGCGATGTATGTGTTCTCCGAAAGTCGCGAGGTGCAGCAGCGTCTGCTTGACTCGATCTCGTTCGGCGGCGGCTGCATCAATGATACGATTATGCATCTCAGCTCGCCGTACCTGCCTTTCGGCGGAGTAGGGGCAAGCGGGGTTGGCGCCTACCATGGCTGTTACAGCTTCAAGGCATTCTCCCATACGAAGAGCGTGCTGAAGCAAACGACCGCCTTCGACCTTCCGTTCCGATACGGTACGATGAAGCATTCGATGCGTTGGATGAAGCGATTTTTCAAATAA
- a CDS encoding histidine kinase N-terminal 7TM domain-containing protein codes for MPQQLWMYIVMLIIGSSLSLGLCIYAFFRLKDVPGGKYYRLATLAAALFSMAYLGELSSSTLEQMTFWLQVEYIPLPFISVFTLLMCCDYVQFKLKRWVYRLLYLSPIVTIALQATNPYHHLYYKSMQLRPDVPFPVLQLEHGPLFAAYSLFSYGCLVAGVAILLWHARKVKLRFRLQIMTMVIGMIVPVIASLIYVGGKSPFGIDLFPVYLSVGFVFHCIALFRYQMFNVAPIARDIVFESMNEGVIVTNENDLIIDYNNAMLKVIPKLCSRSIGKPIYELLKDDERLFELVKQARDCDFEWTAAGTVVYYRLQFSPVRNRNGLQVGKIMTFVNITERVRMEHKLLQLASTDRLTELLNKTTLLQRSDEQLADDARSLRQVCVIMFDIDHFKKVNDTYGHGAGDLALIHAADTVRAVIRPEHLAGRYGGDEFIVFLPDTSEEDAYELAERIRNAIAGRPLTYHDQEVRFTSSFGVAHADLTDGARWMTMEQLIRKADQALYAAKRKGRNCVQVLSEYADSVGAGKW; via the coding sequence ATGCCTCAGCAGTTATGGATGTATATCGTCATGCTTATAATCGGCAGCTCGCTAAGTCTAGGCTTATGTATCTATGCGTTCTTCCGATTGAAGGATGTGCCCGGCGGCAAATATTATCGTCTGGCGACGTTGGCCGCGGCTCTATTCAGCATGGCGTACTTAGGTGAGCTGAGCAGCTCGACCTTGGAGCAGATGACGTTCTGGCTGCAGGTGGAATATATTCCGCTACCGTTCATCTCCGTTTTTACATTACTCATGTGCTGTGATTATGTGCAGTTTAAGCTGAAGCGCTGGGTATACAGGCTCCTCTACTTGTCACCGATCGTTACGATTGCGCTGCAGGCGACCAATCCGTATCATCACCTGTACTACAAGTCGATGCAGCTGCGACCGGACGTACCGTTCCCGGTGCTACAGCTGGAGCACGGCCCCTTATTTGCGGCGTACAGTCTATTCTCCTACGGCTGTCTTGTGGCTGGTGTTGCGATATTGCTGTGGCATGCCAGGAAGGTTAAGCTGCGGTTTCGACTGCAAATTATGACAATGGTAATCGGTATGATCGTTCCGGTCATCGCGAGCCTTATCTATGTAGGCGGCAAGAGCCCGTTCGGCATCGATTTGTTTCCGGTATATTTAAGCGTTGGCTTCGTGTTCCACTGTATTGCTCTATTCAGATACCAGATGTTCAACGTCGCTCCCATTGCCCGTGACATCGTATTCGAGAGTATGAACGAAGGAGTTATCGTGACCAATGAGAACGATCTGATCATTGATTATAATAACGCAATGCTGAAGGTTATCCCGAAATTATGCTCTAGATCGATCGGCAAGCCGATCTACGAGCTGCTTAAGGATGACGAGAGGCTGTTTGAGCTGGTGAAGCAGGCACGGGACTGTGACTTCGAATGGACGGCAGCGGGCACGGTCGTTTATTATCGGCTGCAGTTCTCTCCAGTACGCAATCGGAACGGGCTGCAGGTTGGCAAAATTATGACGTTCGTCAATATTACGGAACGTGTTCGCATGGAGCATAAGCTGCTTCAGCTCGCGAGCACAGACCGGCTAACCGAGCTGCTGAATAAGACGACCTTGCTTCAGAGGTCGGATGAACAATTGGCAGACGATGCGCGCAGCTTGCGGCAAGTATGCGTCATTATGTTCGACATCGATCACTTCAAGAAGGTGAACGATACATACGGACATGGAGCGGGTGACCTTGCGCTCATTCATGCCGCTGACACGGTCAGGGCTGTCATCAGGCCGGAGCATCTTGCCGGACGATATGGCGGCGACGAGTTTATCGTTTTTTTACCCGATACGTCTGAAGAAGATGCTTATGAGCTCGCTGAACGTATACGCAATGCAATAGCGGGGAGACCGCTTACGTACCACGATCAAGAGGTGCGATTCACATCCAGCTTCGGCGTGGCCCATGCAGATCTCACTGACGGGGCTCGTTGGATGACGATGGAGCAGCTCATCCGGAAGGCGGACCAAGCGCTCTACGCCGCCAAGAGGAAGGGGAGAAATTGCGTACAGGTATTATCGGAATACGCCGATTCAGTTGGAGCTGGTAAGTGGTAG
- a CDS encoding penicillin-binding protein 2 → MKQPMGMEDPAKREASKRRNFTVRINLFFFFTFFLFSVLIVRLAMLQFVEGKELQAEKDKINKANTPIPPIRGNIFDRQSAPIAYTTSTQSLYFRIEQNQPMEEVIALANRLSVIFAEHGRKDDTPLQPAEILKLMDVGYNLDTSKSEHGPSYYSVPRRIKADLTKEEMAYLVEHRDELRWLEITEESIRTYDPQKPVAVQLVGYMRPFSQARDPKSGIAKYREKDKEEEYLDKEYVGYDGIELMYQDELRGKNGSKSYPVNAAHKIIGQVEITPPVKGHNLYLTIDKNVQSITETAITDHLAYLKSPAVRNDRYLGKGQNAVAGYAVAIEVETGKVVAMASMPDYNPSVWATGFKTSAEFQKIQPFINNGTITTAYPNYPSDEMKYHPTSIVYMGSVIKPLSVLIGLQEGLFGVNTLYNDTGSFTYGKDNNAKLSNSDGRAWGPINASKAIQYSSNTFMSAMIGHELHRRKGEKAVDIWDSYMAKFGLGVSTQSGLPKEYEGLSEYKTNTKESIQQRMVFASWGQNEKYTTLQLAQYTATLASRGERLKPLLVDKIETYDGEPVQSFNEKVVLDKTEFPKEYWDSVYKGMEHVGIQGFDNFPYTLARKTGTSTQRVAGGKEIDNAVFIAFAPMDKPKLAVAVVVPEGGFGAYGAAPIARKIFDAYDYYYGLDGVPKKQPAAPAADNAAQARTQTPPVPPASTTQ, encoded by the coding sequence ATGAAGCAGCCGATGGGGATGGAGGATCCGGCGAAGCGGGAAGCCTCCAAGCGCCGTAATTTTACGGTGCGCATTAATTTATTTTTTTTCTTTACGTTTTTTCTATTCTCCGTCCTGATCGTCCGGCTTGCGATGCTGCAATTCGTGGAAGGGAAGGAGCTGCAGGCGGAGAAGGATAAGATCAACAAGGCGAACACACCGATTCCGCCGATCCGGGGCAACATCTTCGACCGGCAGAGCGCGCCGATCGCTTATACGACCTCAACGCAATCGCTGTACTTCCGCATCGAGCAGAATCAGCCGATGGAGGAGGTGATCGCGCTTGCGAACCGTCTGTCTGTCATCTTTGCCGAGCATGGACGCAAGGACGATACACCGCTGCAGCCCGCCGAGATATTGAAGCTGATGGACGTGGGCTACAATCTGGATACGAGCAAAAGCGAGCACGGGCCAAGCTACTACTCGGTACCTCGGCGCATCAAGGCGGACTTGACGAAGGAAGAGATGGCTTACCTGGTCGAGCATCGCGACGAGCTCAGATGGCTGGAGATTACGGAGGAGAGCATCCGTACGTACGATCCGCAGAAGCCAGTTGCCGTGCAACTGGTCGGCTATATGCGTCCGTTCTCGCAGGCGCGCGATCCGAAGAGCGGCATCGCCAAGTACCGGGAGAAGGACAAGGAAGAGGAATATCTTGATAAGGAGTACGTCGGCTATGACGGTATCGAGCTGATGTACCAGGATGAGCTGCGGGGGAAGAACGGCTCGAAGTCGTATCCGGTTAATGCAGCTCACAAGATTATCGGTCAGGTGGAGATTACACCGCCCGTGAAGGGGCACAACCTGTACTTGACGATTGATAAAAATGTGCAAAGCATTACCGAGACGGCGATTACGGACCACCTGGCTTACCTCAAAAGTCCGGCCGTTCGTAATGATCGGTATTTAGGTAAAGGCCAGAATGCTGTAGCTGGCTATGCCGTTGCCATCGAGGTGGAAACGGGGAAGGTTGTTGCAATGGCCAGTATGCCGGACTACAATCCGAGCGTCTGGGCGACCGGCTTCAAGACGTCAGCAGAATTCCAAAAAATTCAGCCGTTCATTAATAACGGTACGATCACGACCGCCTATCCGAACTATCCGTCTGACGAAATGAAGTATCACCCTACGTCCATCGTCTATATGGGTTCCGTTATCAAGCCACTGTCCGTGCTGATTGGGCTGCAGGAAGGGTTGTTCGGCGTCAATACGCTGTACAACGACACAGGCTCATTCACTTATGGCAAAGATAACAATGCGAAGCTATCGAACTCTGACGGCCGTGCCTGGGGACCGATCAATGCATCGAAGGCGATTCAATATTCGTCGAACACCTTCATGTCGGCGATGATCGGACATGAGCTGCACCGCCGCAAGGGCGAGAAGGCGGTCGACATCTGGGATTCGTACATGGCGAAGTTCGGTCTTGGGGTCTCGACCCAGAGCGGACTGCCGAAGGAATATGAGGGCCTGAGCGAGTACAAGACGAACACGAAGGAGTCGATTCAACAGCGCATGGTGTTCGCTTCGTGGGGGCAGAACGAGAAGTATACGACGCTGCAGCTGGCTCAGTATACAGCGACGCTCGCTTCTCGGGGGGAACGTCTGAAGCCGCTGCTCGTCGATAAGATTGAGACGTATGACGGCGAGCCAGTCCAATCGTTCAACGAGAAGGTCGTGCTCGACAAGACCGAGTTTCCGAAGGAATATTGGGATTCGGTATACAAGGGGATGGAGCATGTCGGCATTCAAGGCTTCGATAATTTCCCTTACACGCTCGCACGCAAAACCGGCACGTCGACCCAGCGCGTCGCCGGCGGCAAGGAGATCGACAACGCCGTATTCATCGCCTTCGCGCCGATGGATAAGCCGAAGCTCGCGGTCGCCGTCGTCGTGCCTGAGGGCGGCTTCGGGGCGTACGGCGCGGCGCCGATCGCGCGCAAAATTTTTGACGCGTATGACTACTACTATGGGCTCGACGGCGTGCCGAAAAAGCAACCAGCTGCACCGGCAGCGGACAATGCCGCGCAAGCAAGGACACAGACGCCGCCTGTTCCGCCTGCTTCGACGACACAATAA
- a CDS encoding HAD-IA family hydrolase has translation MKLKKPLTAYKAVFFDVGDTLLTIPEARMILHKFLAERSLHRNEETLGELFQEAFQLFYYNKQLDESFPACSPESDRVFWMDIYRYMLNKLDVTGQDNWTEERIHAVCHELYDVFTSPAHYALFEDVKPVLAELAARGFRLAIVSNFAPTLVSILEDKGIASYFDPIIVSTVVGLEKPDPAIFRLALDQSGLSAEDVLYVGDHERNDLWAPGQVGIDAIRIMRYDYQTGEGMRSLRELLEP, from the coding sequence ATGAAGCTGAAGAAGCCGCTGACGGCGTATAAGGCCGTTTTCTTTGATGTGGGCGATACGCTGCTCACGATACCGGAAGCTAGAATGATTTTGCACAAGTTTTTGGCTGAGCGCTCGCTGCATCGCAACGAGGAGACGCTCGGAGAGCTGTTCCAGGAAGCGTTCCAGCTGTTCTATTACAACAAGCAGCTGGATGAGTCGTTCCCGGCCTGCTCTCCCGAGTCGGACCGCGTCTTCTGGATGGACATCTACCGCTACATGCTGAACAAGCTGGACGTGACGGGGCAGGACAATTGGACAGAGGAGCGCATTCACGCCGTCTGTCACGAGCTGTACGATGTGTTCACGTCGCCTGCTCACTATGCACTGTTCGAGGATGTGAAGCCGGTGCTGGCGGAGCTTGCTGCGCGAGGGTTTCGACTGGCGATCGTATCCAACTTTGCCCCGACGCTGGTGTCGATCCTGGAGGACAAGGGAATTGCGTCCTATTTCGATCCCATTATAGTATCGACGGTCGTCGGACTTGAGAAGCCGGACCCGGCAATATTCCGTCTAGCGCTTGACCAGAGCGGTCTGTCGGCGGAGGACGTGCTGTATGTAGGCGATCATGAGCGCAACGATCTATGGGCGCCGGGACAGGTAGGCATCGATGCGATCCGCATCATGCGCTACGATTACCAGACAGGCGAGGGCATGCGCTCGCTGCGAGAGCTACTCGAGCCTTAG
- a CDS encoding transglutaminase domain-containing protein: MSGTELLDAALAMNAITILIILVFAASILQGLLRGASSSAKRLALMVVEGAVTLISLFAAWQLTGWLSPLVQEALGSLDLSIPSDATEDPGRWKQLYLTAVTSFRDFSLLRYSVLFMLTYTIVKQLVYQVLSPLLDGWAYDRLPDRTGARSGRGLFSSLLSSLAGGVIGVATGLGRALLVIAVLFIVTALLPQSQVAAYIQQSSLYQKGAEKVIQPVTGDFLEKKLPVFTRAVEQEFTNILQRKYEVLDARISPDIAEAAKQVTAKGNNDEEKARLLYAWVGTRVQYDWDKVKLYEEKRIWKEQTPEDTFKSRLGVCIDYSRLYAVMARAIGLDVKVVTGLGYDGKGGYGPHAWNEVYLTEQQRWAPLDSTWVSSGGDWFDPPNFNETHIPD; this comes from the coding sequence ATGAGCGGCACGGAGCTGCTGGACGCAGCGCTTGCCATGAACGCCATAACGATATTAATCATACTGGTCTTCGCGGCTTCGATCTTGCAAGGCTTGCTACGCGGAGCCTCCTCGTCAGCTAAGCGGCTGGCTCTTATGGTGGTAGAAGGAGCGGTGACCTTAATCAGCCTGTTCGCCGCCTGGCAGCTTACGGGCTGGCTGTCTCCGCTCGTGCAGGAGGCGCTCGGCTCGCTGGATCTATCTATACCGTCTGATGCCACGGAGGACCCTGGCAGGTGGAAGCAGCTCTACCTGACTGCCGTGACGAGCTTCCGAGATTTCTCCCTGCTGCGATACAGTGTGCTGTTCATGCTGACCTATACGATCGTGAAGCAACTCGTCTATCAGGTGCTGTCTCCGCTGCTGGATGGCTGGGCGTATGACCGGCTGCCTGACCGGACCGGAGCGCGAAGCGGTCGAGGTCTCTTCTCGTCACTGCTCAGCAGCTTGGCCGGTGGCGTCATCGGCGTCGCAACGGGTCTCGGTCGGGCACTGCTCGTCATCGCGGTGCTGTTCATCGTCACGGCGCTGCTGCCGCAATCACAGGTGGCGGCCTACATTCAGCAGTCGAGCTTATACCAGAAGGGTGCCGAGAAGGTGATTCAGCCGGTTACAGGCGACTTTCTGGAGAAGAAGCTGCCGGTGTTCACCCGTGCGGTGGAGCAGGAATTCACGAATATACTGCAGCGCAAGTATGAGGTGCTAGACGCCCGTATATCGCCGGACATTGCGGAAGCGGCTAAGCAGGTGACAGCTAAGGGCAACAATGACGAGGAGAAGGCTCGGCTCTTGTACGCCTGGGTCGGAACACGAGTCCAGTATGACTGGGATAAGGTCAAGCTGTACGAGGAGAAGCGAATCTGGAAGGAGCAGACGCCGGAGGATACGTTCAAGTCGAGGCTTGGCGTATGTATCGATTACTCGCGGCTGTATGCGGTCATGGCCCGCGCGATCGGACTTGATGTGAAGGTTGTCACTGGGCTCGGCTACGACGGCAAGGGTGGGTATGGCCCACACGCCTGGAACGAGGTGTATCTCACCGAGCAGCAGCGCTGGGCGCCTCTCGATTCGACCTGGGTGTCGAGTGGGGGAGACTGGTTTGACCCGCCGAATTTCAACGAGACGCATATTCCAGATTGA
- a CDS encoding MFS transporter encodes MKTAVWLYLFMFVAIFDLHAQYPILSPFAISLGAAPSFIGLILGVYSITHLPGNVLAGYGVDRYGSKIFILFSLITAGVLLLLQSHVDSPWQLLAIRSVSGFVLAFLSPACLSMLAKLARDRVQQGKLMSGNGMVHTLASVLSPAAGAYMVAQYGFELSFIVLGWGLIATGLLAWIFVKEVPAAPPVPVTSVPHEGMTATDKSGRLNAAGKPSIAQEEPMSWLFFAIPLALSCSQGILFFELPLMKETQRSIMTSGIFFSLVSLGSLVTLSMLFLNKVNPLLRVSFGTLCLALVFFGMSIRWSLPMSASLILIGMAKGIIFPAIASFLAVVTSSSRYGRIFSVLAISYSLGAFIGPIVAGQVREQLSPYFIAFLLLMLALAVIPLKRAFTPIQAAA; translated from the coding sequence ATGAAAACGGCAGTATGGCTATACTTGTTCATGTTCGTCGCCATCTTCGATCTGCACGCGCAATATCCGATTCTGTCTCCGTTCGCGATATCACTCGGAGCCGCACCCTCGTTCATCGGGCTTATTCTTGGCGTCTATTCCATCACGCATCTGCCGGGCAATGTGCTTGCCGGCTACGGTGTCGACCGATATGGCAGCAAAATATTTATACTGTTCAGCCTCATTACGGCCGGCGTGTTGCTGCTGCTGCAATCTCACGTCGACAGCCCTTGGCAGCTGCTCGCCATTCGCTCGGTCAGCGGCTTCGTACTCGCCTTCCTGTCGCCTGCCTGCCTGTCGATGCTGGCCAAGCTTGCACGAGACCGCGTGCAGCAGGGCAAGCTGATGAGCGGCAACGGCATGGTGCACACGCTCGCCTCTGTGCTGAGCCCAGCAGCTGGCGCCTATATGGTAGCGCAGTACGGCTTCGAGCTATCGTTCATTGTGCTCGGCTGGGGCTTGATTGCGACCGGACTGCTCGCGTGGATCTTCGTTAAGGAAGTGCCTGCAGCTCCTCCTGTTCCGGTCACCAGCGTGCCGCATGAAGGTATGACTGCTACGGACAAGAGCGGGCGGCTGAATGCCGCAGGCAAGCCAAGTATAGCGCAAGAGGAGCCGATGTCCTGGCTGTTCTTCGCCATACCGCTGGCGCTCTCCTGCTCGCAGGGTATTCTGTTCTTCGAGCTGCCGCTCATGAAGGAGACGCAGCGCTCGATCATGACGTCCGGCATCTTCTTCTCGCTCGTCAGCCTTGGCTCGCTTGTTACGCTCAGCATGCTGTTCCTGAACAAGGTGAATCCACTCTTACGCGTATCGTTCGGCACCTTGTGCCTGGCGCTAGTCTTCTTCGGCATGTCGATACGTTGGTCGTTACCGATGTCAGCCTCCTTGATCTTGATTGGAATGGCCAAGGGCATCATCTTCCCTGCGATCGCTTCGTTCCTTGCCGTTGTGACGAGCTCAAGCCGTTACGGACGCATCTTCTCCGTGCTGGCGATCTCTTATTCGCTCGGCGCCTTCATCGGCCCGATCGTCGCAGGACAGGTGCGAGAGCAGCTGTCCCCATACTTCATAGCGTTCCTGCTCCTCATGCTGGCGCTCGCCGTTATTCCGCTGAAGCGGGCCTTTACGCCTATACAAGCTGCTGCGTAG
- a CDS encoding S-layer homology domain-containing protein, with protein MKRPAVSKIAQLTAIILVMSMVVPVMALAAGFKDLVYKNGTVTGTVYSSVYSPAVTPSVYVYDASGKQLGVTTATYSVYSNVYEYLFSLNGLGSHSYIRVLGPTGEGFNVADSVYSTVYQSYDSDDSSDSGCCWGGGGTPSSSDTISVGSGGSVSADQLKSSFEKYDIVTLDISDDTVLIPASALESFVTSSSKVLRIMNDNGTYNIPLKSLKLKELGEQLDTSISELKLKATIRQATEMEAEGVADAAKQLGAEVLVKPVDFELAAVGKEDKTTSVDFGNHYVSRVLPLAEEANKAQTTGVLYDPSTKKLSFVPTLFSGKEALLKRNGNSMYAIIKLNKSFSDIGGHWSEATIKLLANKLVVDGVTATTFEPERSITRAEFAALVVRALGLTTSSGSSSSFKDVAASDWHAGVVAAAVKAKLVEGYEDGTFRPNATIKREELAAMVVRALDYAGAKPDVTASRQAALLAKYKDASSIVWAKQELATAIEAGVVDGMTDSTLGARMDATRAQSATMLQRLLVKASFIN; from the coding sequence TTGAAACGCCCTGCTGTAAGTAAGATCGCACAATTGACCGCTATTATTCTCGTGATGTCGATGGTCGTACCTGTCATGGCGCTCGCCGCCGGCTTCAAGGATCTCGTATACAAAAACGGGACGGTCACCGGTACGGTGTATTCGAGTGTCTACAGCCCAGCTGTCACCCCGTCCGTCTATGTGTACGATGCAAGCGGCAAGCAGCTCGGTGTCACGACGGCTACATACAGCGTATACAGCAATGTGTACGAATATTTGTTCAGCCTGAACGGACTTGGCAGCCATTCATACATTCGAGTGCTCGGACCTACGGGTGAAGGCTTCAATGTCGCCGACTCCGTGTACAGCACAGTGTATCAATCGTACGATTCAGATGACAGCTCCGACAGCGGCTGCTGCTGGGGAGGCGGCGGAACGCCATCGAGCTCCGACACGATCAGCGTCGGCTCTGGAGGCAGCGTGAGCGCTGACCAGCTGAAGAGCTCATTTGAGAAGTACGACATCGTCACTCTTGATATTAGCGACGATACGGTGCTCATCCCGGCGAGTGCGCTTGAGAGCTTCGTCACTAGCTCCTCCAAGGTGCTGCGCATTATGAATGACAACGGCACATACAACATTCCACTGAAGTCGCTGAAGCTGAAGGAGCTTGGCGAGCAGCTCGACACCTCGATCAGCGAGCTGAAGCTGAAGGCTACGATTCGCCAAGCGACAGAGATGGAGGCAGAAGGCGTTGCGGACGCAGCCAAGCAGCTAGGAGCAGAGGTGCTCGTGAAGCCGGTTGACTTCGAGCTGGCAGCAGTTGGCAAGGAGGACAAGACAACGTCCGTAGACTTCGGCAACCATTACGTAAGCCGTGTCTTACCTCTTGCCGAGGAAGCAAACAAGGCTCAGACGACAGGCGTCCTGTACGACCCGTCGACGAAGAAGCTCAGCTTCGTGCCTACGCTGTTCTCCGGTAAGGAAGCGCTGCTGAAGCGTAACGGCAACAGCATGTATGCAATCATCAAGCTGAACAAGAGCTTCTCTGACATCGGCGGACACTGGTCCGAGGCGACCATTAAGCTGCTCGCGAATAAGCTTGTCGTCGATGGCGTAACTGCTACAACGTTCGAGCCAGAGCGCAGCATTACGCGCGCAGAATTCGCCGCTCTCGTCGTACGCGCGCTTGGTCTTACGACATCATCCGGAAGCTCCAGCAGCTTCAAGGACGTAGCCGCTAGCGATTGGCATGCCGGCGTCGTCGCTGCTGCGGTGAAGGCGAAGCTCGTTGAAGGCTACGAGGACGGCACGTTCCGTCCGAATGCAACGATCAAGCGCGAGGAGCTCGCAGCTATGGTCGTCCGTGCACTCGACTATGCCGGTGCCAAGCCGGACGTTACAGCTTCCCGCCAGGCAGCGTTACTTGCCAAGTACAAGGATGCAAGCTCCATCGTCTGGGCGAAGCAAGAGCTTGCCACAGCGATTGAAGCGGGCGTTGTAGACGGTATGACAGACAGCACACTGGGTGCACGCATGGATGCGACTCGTGCACAATCCGCTACAATGCTGCAGCGCTTGCTCGTGAAGGCATCGTTCATCAACTAG